Proteins encoded together in one Benincasa hispida cultivar B227 chromosome 1, ASM972705v1, whole genome shotgun sequence window:
- the LOC120070275 gene encoding hydroxyproline O-galactosyltransferase GALT3, producing MKWYLSNIYKREKKMKKWYGGTLILALATILALRYGLMNTQPKKQSARDFFRNHPTKNSHSSSNESLESKVARASEPGRPHLINVEGLSDLIAPNNITKRESEALLLWSHMHLLLSRSDFLPETIQGVKEASIAWGDLLSVIKSEKTIKVGNGNNSKHEVCPSSVSSPAKISPTGGIVLEIPCGLVEDSSITLVGIPNGEQGGFRIELLGSQAFGEPNPPIILHYNVSLPGDNMSDESFIVQNTWTNEQKWGKEERCPAHLSASSYKVDGLVLCNERVLRSTRAENISMHHDSGDTSLTNISTGQTHESANFPFIEGNLFTATLWIGLEGFHMTVNGRHETSFEYREKLEPCTVNQVKVAGGLDLLSSLAKGLPVSEDHDFVNSEHLGAPPIPKRRLLMLVGVFSTGNNFKRRMALRRTWMQYEAVRSGDVAVRFFIGFDKNAQVNLELWREVEAYGDIQLMPFVDYYSLITLKTIAICMFGTKILPAKYIMKTDDDAFVRIDEVLSGVKSRPATGLLYGLISFDSSPHRDKDSKWHISEEEWPNATYPPWAHGPGYVISRDIAKFIVQGHQNRSLKLFKLEDVAMGIWIEQFSKGGKEVQYINEERFYNSGCEYNYILAHYQSPRLVLCLWEKLQKQFEPTCCD from the exons ATGAAGTGGTATCTCTCAAACatatataagagagaaaaaaaaatgaagaagtggTATGGAGGAACGTTAATACTAGCACTTGCCACAATCTTGGCTTTGCGTTATGGCCTTATGAATACCCAGCCTAAAAAGCAATCAGCGCGTGATTTTTTCAGAAATCATCCAACCAAAAATTCTCATAGTAGCAGCAACGAGTCTTTGGAATCTAAAGTAGCGAGAGCGTCAGAACCTGGACGACCTCATCTTATAAATGTTGAAGGACTCAGTGATCTAATCGCTCCAAATAATATTACTAAGCGAGAGTCAGAAGCTTTACTTCTGTGGTCGCACATGCATCTCCTGTTGTCGAGGTCTGATTTTTTACCCGAAACAATACAAGGGGTTAAAGAGGCTTCCATTGCATGGGGTGACTTATTGTCAGTTATTAAATCAGAAAAGACCATTAAAGTCGGTAATGGCAACAACTCGAAGCATGAAGTATGCCCTTCCTCTGTAAGCTCACCAGCCAAAATTTCACCTACTGGGGGAATTGTTCTTGAAATCCCTTGCGGTTTAGTTGAGGATTCTTCTATTACCCTCGTTGGCATACCTAATGGAGAGCAAGGGGGCTTCCGGATTGAACTGTTAGGCTCTCAGGCTTTCGGGGAGCCAAATCCCCCTATTATCTTGCATTACAATGTCAGTTTGCCCGGTGACAACATGTCTGACGAATCATTTATAGTTCAAAATACGTGGACTAATGAACAAAAGTGGGGCAAAGAGGAGAGGTGTCCAGCTCATCTGTCTGCAAGCTCTTATAAAG TTGATGGACTTGTTCTTTGTAACGAACGTGTTCTCAGAAGCACCAGAGCAGAAAATATCAGTATGCATCATGATAGTGGTGATACCAGCCTGACCAATATTTCCACAGGGCAAACTCATGAAAGTGCCAATTTTCCATTCATTGAGGGGAATTTGTTCACTGCAACATTATGGATTGGTTTGGAGGGATTCCATATGACTGTCAATGGAAGACATGAAACCTCATTCGAATATAGGGAG AAACTTGAACCATGCACAGTTAATCAAGTCAAGGTAGCGGGTGGTTTGGATCTTCTCTCTTCCTTGGCTAAAGGCCTACCAGTTTCTGAAGATCATGATTTTGTCAACTCTGAGCACCTTGGAGCTCCCCCTATCCCAAAGAGAAGACTTCTGATGTTGGTTGGGGTTTTTTCTACTGGAAACAATTTCAAGCGTCGCATGGCCTTGAGAAGGACTTGGATGCAGTATGAGGCTGTACGTAGTGGTGATGTAGCGGTCCGATTTTTCATAGGCTTT GATAAGAATGCACAAGTAAATTTGGAGCTTTGGAGAGAAGTGGAAGCTTATGGTGATATTCAGTTGATGCCGTTTGTTGATTATTACAGCTTGATCACTTTGAAAACAATTGCAATTTGCATGTTTGGG ACCAAGATCCTTCCTGCAAAATATATCATGAAGACAGATGATGATGCATTTGTTAGAATTGATGAAGTTTTATCTGGAGTAAAAAGCAGGCCAGCTACTGGCTTACTGTATGGTCTTATTTCCTTTGATTCATCACCCCATAGAGATAAAGACAGCAAGTGGCATATCAGTGAGGAG GAATGGCCAAATGCGACATACCCTCCTTGGGCACACGGGCCAGGTTATGTCATATCACGAGATATTGCAAAATTCATCGTCCAAGGCCACCAGAATAGAAGCCTCAAG CTTTTTAAGCTTGAAGATGTTGCAATGGGCATATGGATTGAGCAATTCAGCAAGGGTGGGAAGGAGGTACAGTACATCAATGAAGAAAGATTTTACAACTCTGGCTGTGAATACAATTACATTTTGGCTCATTACCAAAGCCCAAGATTGGTTTTATGCCTTTGGGAAAAGCTGCAAAAACAGTTTGAACCTACTTGCTGTGATTAG